A part of Miscanthus floridulus cultivar M001 chromosome 6, ASM1932011v1, whole genome shotgun sequence genomic DNA contains:
- the LOC136457998 gene encoding MFS18 protein-like has product MARSSKMMMVVAAALLALALAVATTAEARNIKTTTTAAAEKKADNDAVVQPQTFPPFDRLGGGASPAFGGLPGTSGGVGIPGFSLPAGSSLPGSFMPGSMPLFGGGSPGFSGFGGMPGSPTTGSVPEHANKP; this is encoded by the coding sequence ATGGCGAGGTCTTCcaagatgatgatggtggtggcggcggctctGCTAGCCCTGGCCCTGGCCGTGGCGACGACCGCCGAGGCGAGGAACAtcaagacgacgacgacggcggcggcggagaagaAGGCGGACAACGACGCGGTGGTGCAGCCGCAGACCTTCCCGCCCTTCGACCGCCTCGGCGGCGGCGCGTCCCCGGCGTTCGGCGGCCTCCCCGGCACCTCCGGCGGCGTCGGCATTCCCGGGTTCAGCCTGCCCGCCGGCAGCAGCCTCCCTGGGTCGTTCATGCCCGGCAGCATGCCCCTCTTCGGCGGCGGCTCCCCGGGCTTCAGCGGCTTCGGTGGCATGCCTGGCTCCCCCACCACCGGCTCCGTCCCCGAGCACGCCAACAAGCCCTGA